In Natronococcus occultus SP4, the following proteins share a genomic window:
- a CDS encoding GcvT family protein, whose amino-acid sequence MSTDALPSSAETVIIGAGAVGCSVAYHLTELGAEDVVVLDKGPLPVTGGSSTHAPGIMFQTSPSKIQTKTAHYTTRLLKDAGVYNETGGIELARSEERMDFLRRRVEWATAYGLPEPELLEPEEVTERLPLVDAEEILGGYYSPTDGQVAGTDALQWYIETTPASFHGHTEVTDLELEDDAVRAVETDRGRIECDRCVLATNNWAYQTGQLADVELPIAPVEHQYVVTEPLEELRGNERADDAVTGLEIPGDREITESMAQPPDRPVGRDQDNSLYFRTHGEGYGLGSYNHEPLVVDPDEMGSNSAESQASVHSFTEKHWRKATHPNREKSPKQAFDELLPATADAEFDATENGIFVYTPDGMPVLGETAQVDGLWTGLAIWWTHSGGYGKILAEWMETGVPRLPSGPVDTSGIDVNRFEPHAGNKQYFMDRGGMRYQQVYSIVEPRWQPADRRGLRTSPFYHRQQELGAEFYQSGGWEVPQWYESNADLVSEYEDRIPDQDGWQGSNRSPIEGAEHLHTREKVSMYDMTTFSSIMVEGSDAGDFLQRVCSNDMDLSIGQVRYTTMLNEGGTVLADLTVARLDDDEYMVTTGGGNSPGIHGSWLEEHAPETVSVTVEESAKSTIGLWGPNARLLLQRTTEADLSNDAFPYFSGKRIYVGDVPVIALRLSYVGELGWELWAPTEYGQKLWDTLWEAGQDLGVRPMGAGAVESMRLEKGFRLWGADVDTDVNPYEAGLPFAVDLDTDFVGKEALVEARDDGIDQRVACLTLDDSTDAMLGGRPVYADGEAVGYVQAGDYGYSVGESIAYTYLPEEYAAAGTSVRIECEGRSYDATVRDEPLFDPGRDKIIR is encoded by the coding sequence ATGAGCACAGACGCCTTACCATCGAGCGCCGAGACGGTGATCATCGGCGCCGGAGCGGTCGGATGCAGCGTCGCGTACCACCTCACGGAGCTGGGCGCCGAGGACGTCGTCGTCCTCGACAAGGGGCCGCTGCCGGTGACCGGCGGGTCCTCGACCCACGCCCCGGGGATCATGTTCCAGACCTCCCCCTCGAAGATCCAGACGAAGACGGCCCACTACACGACTCGCCTGCTGAAGGACGCGGGCGTTTACAACGAGACCGGCGGGATCGAGCTCGCCCGCTCGGAGGAACGGATGGACTTTCTCCGTCGGCGCGTCGAGTGGGCCACCGCCTACGGGCTCCCCGAGCCGGAGTTGCTGGAACCCGAGGAGGTCACGGAACGGCTGCCGCTGGTCGACGCCGAGGAGATCCTCGGGGGGTACTACTCGCCGACCGACGGCCAGGTCGCCGGCACCGACGCGCTCCAGTGGTACATCGAGACGACGCCCGCGTCGTTCCACGGCCACACCGAGGTAACCGACCTCGAACTCGAGGACGACGCCGTGCGGGCGGTCGAAACCGACCGCGGTCGCATCGAGTGTGACCGCTGCGTGCTGGCGACGAACAACTGGGCCTATCAGACCGGGCAGCTGGCGGATGTCGAGCTGCCGATCGCCCCGGTCGAACACCAGTACGTCGTCACCGAACCGCTCGAGGAGCTGCGGGGCAACGAACGGGCCGACGACGCCGTCACCGGGCTCGAGATTCCGGGCGATCGAGAGATCACCGAGTCGATGGCCCAGCCCCCGGACCGTCCGGTCGGCCGGGACCAGGACAACTCGCTGTACTTCCGGACCCACGGCGAGGGGTACGGGCTGGGCTCGTACAACCACGAGCCGCTCGTGGTCGACCCCGACGAGATGGGGTCGAACTCGGCGGAGAGCCAGGCGTCGGTCCACAGCTTCACCGAAAAGCACTGGCGGAAGGCGACCCACCCGAACCGCGAGAAGTCGCCGAAACAGGCGTTCGACGAGCTGCTGCCCGCGACAGCCGACGCGGAGTTCGACGCCACCGAGAACGGGATCTTCGTCTACACGCCCGATGGGATGCCCGTGCTCGGCGAAACCGCACAGGTCGACGGGCTCTGGACCGGGCTCGCGATCTGGTGGACCCACTCGGGCGGCTACGGGAAGATCCTCGCCGAGTGGATGGAGACAGGCGTCCCGCGGCTGCCGTCGGGACCCGTCGATACGAGCGGGATCGACGTCAACCGGTTCGAACCCCACGCGGGGAACAAGCAGTACTTCATGGACCGGGGCGGGATGCGCTACCAGCAGGTCTACAGCATCGTCGAACCCCGCTGGCAGCCCGCAGATCGCCGCGGGCTCCGGACGAGTCCGTTCTACCACCGCCAGCAGGAACTGGGCGCGGAGTTCTATCAGAGCGGCGGCTGGGAAGTTCCGCAGTGGTACGAGTCAAACGCCGACCTCGTCTCGGAGTACGAGGACCGAATCCCCGACCAGGACGGCTGGCAGGGGAGCAACCGCTCCCCGATCGAGGGCGCCGAGCACCTCCACACCCGCGAGAAGGTGTCGATGTACGATATGACGACGTTCAGCTCGATCATGGTCGAGGGGAGCGACGCCGGCGACTTCCTCCAGCGGGTCTGTAGCAACGACATGGACCTCTCGATCGGCCAGGTCCGCTACACCACGATGTTGAACGAAGGGGGGACCGTCCTCGCGGACCTCACCGTCGCCCGCCTCGACGACGATGAGTACATGGTGACGACCGGCGGCGGGAACTCGCCGGGGATCCACGGCTCCTGGCTCGAGGAACACGCCCCCGAGACGGTCTCGGTCACGGTCGAGGAGTCCGCGAAGAGCACGATCGGACTCTGGGGGCCAAACGCACGACTGCTCCTCCAGCGGACGACCGAGGCCGACCTCTCGAACGATGCGTTCCCCTACTTCAGCGGGAAGCGGATCTACGTCGGGGACGTGCCCGTGATCGCCCTGCGGCTTTCCTACGTCGGCGAACTCGGCTGGGAGCTGTGGGCGCCCACCGAGTACGGACAGAAACTCTGGGATACCCTCTGGGAGGCCGGACAGGATCTCGGCGTCCGTCCCATGGGTGCCGGTGCGGTCGAGTCGATGCGCCTCGAGAAAGGGTTCCGGCTGTGGGGGGCCGACGTCGATACGGACGTCAACCCCTACGAGGCCGGACTCCCGTTCGCGGTCGATCTCGACACCGACTTCGTCGGGAAGGAAGCGCTCGTCGAGGCCAGAGACGACGGGATCGACCAGCGGGTCGCCTGCCTCACCCTCGACGACTCGACGGACGCGATGCTCGGCGGCCGGCCCGTCTACGCGGACGGCGAGGCGGTTGGCTACGTCCAGGCCGGCGACTACGGGTACAGCGTCGGCGAGTCGATCGCGTACACCTACCTGCCCGAGGAGTACGCCGCCGCCGGGACGTCGGTCCGAATCGAGTGCGAGGGTCGGAGCTACGACGCGACGGTTCGGGACGAGCCGCTGTTCGATCCCGGCCGCGACAAAATTATCCGGTAG
- a CDS encoding GcvT family protein, with translation MDTHDSLPAEADTVIVGAGIVGCSTAYHLTEFGREDVVVVDQGPLPTTGGSSSHAPGIMFQTAEEKVLTKFANYSRKLYSQLEDDDGNQLYSETGGIEVARTDERMEFLQRRVEHGTAWGVPDPQLLSPEKVEEKLPLVDSDVIQGGYYSPTDGQVSGVKACAALAKASMDRGAKFVPHTRTEDVAVEDGEVQAVVTEHGNIDCDEVVIATNIWARQLGEQLGVHLPVTPVEHQYTITEPLEELSDDRDVTDDPVYENYREVSGERADRLLANPDRPILRDQDHALYFRTHGDAYGIGSYNHEPLVPDPQELGGNEEDGEQGSVHEFSDYHLNNPTHPDRPDKAPRQASDELLPATEGKELEHKYNGMFAESPNGLPVMGPVQEYDGLWTAAAIWVTHAGGAGRALAEWMETGAPKLPDGPIDLSHCNVNRFQPHEGSWDFARDIGGEEYRIVYNIVHPKWTWTDHQRDIRRSSVYHKLQELDAELWAEAGWEEAQWFDSNADLLARYGEDVPERDGWEAKYWSPIEGAESLHVRNEVGIHDMTSFNKLAVSGQGADEFLQYLCTNDMDIDVGQIRYTLLCNEEGGVRADVTVTRTDEDRYLVLTTGREVGQNHVAWVEKHAPEDVTVREVTSELSSFVLTGPNARDVLSEVTRADLSDEAFPFYTTQELFVKNVPVRALRLSYAGELGWELYTPSEYGEQLWEHLWEAGQDHDLRPYGNGTLDSLRIEKGFRLWGQDLHTEHNPYEAGLSFAVDLETDFIGKEAVVEAAEGERIDHEVACLTLDDEDAVVFKDRPVLDGDESLGYVHSAEYGYTVGACVAYAYLPPEYAEPGTDVEILHEGERYAATVREEPLL, from the coding sequence ATGGACACGCACGATAGTCTGCCGGCCGAGGCCGATACGGTCATCGTCGGCGCCGGTATCGTCGGCTGTAGCACGGCGTACCACCTGACCGAGTTCGGACGCGAGGACGTCGTCGTCGTCGATCAGGGGCCGCTCCCGACCACGGGCGGGTCCTCGAGCCACGCGCCGGGGATCATGTTCCAGACCGCCGAGGAGAAGGTGTTGACCAAGTTCGCGAACTACAGCCGCAAGCTGTACTCGCAACTCGAGGACGACGACGGGAACCAGCTCTACAGCGAGACGGGCGGGATCGAGGTTGCCCGGACCGACGAGCGGATGGAGTTCCTCCAGCGCCGGGTCGAGCACGGCACCGCCTGGGGCGTTCCGGATCCGCAGCTCCTCTCGCCGGAAAAGGTCGAGGAGAAGCTACCGCTGGTCGACAGCGACGTTATCCAGGGCGGCTACTACTCGCCGACCGACGGCCAGGTGTCAGGCGTCAAGGCCTGCGCCGCGCTGGCGAAGGCGTCGATGGACCGGGGCGCGAAGTTCGTTCCGCACACCCGGACCGAGGACGTCGCGGTCGAGGACGGCGAGGTGCAGGCGGTCGTCACCGAGCACGGCAACATCGACTGTGACGAGGTCGTGATCGCGACGAACATCTGGGCGCGTCAGCTGGGCGAACAGCTCGGGGTCCACCTCCCGGTGACGCCGGTCGAACACCAGTACACGATCACCGAGCCCCTCGAGGAGCTTTCCGACGACCGGGACGTCACCGACGATCCGGTCTACGAAAACTACCGCGAGGTCTCCGGCGAGAGGGCCGATCGCCTGCTCGCGAACCCGGATCGGCCGATCCTCCGGGACCAGGACCACGCGCTGTACTTCCGGACCCACGGCGACGCCTACGGGATCGGTTCGTACAACCACGAGCCGCTGGTGCCGGACCCCCAGGAGCTGGGCGGCAACGAGGAGGACGGCGAGCAGGGCTCGGTCCACGAGTTCTCCGACTACCACCTGAACAACCCGACCCACCCCGATCGCCCGGACAAGGCGCCCCGCCAGGCCAGCGACGAGCTGTTGCCCGCCACCGAGGGCAAGGAGCTCGAGCACAAGTACAACGGGATGTTCGCGGAGTCGCCGAACGGCCTCCCCGTGATGGGGCCCGTCCAGGAGTACGACGGGCTCTGGACCGCCGCGGCCATCTGGGTCACCCACGCCGGCGGCGCGGGGCGAGCGCTGGCCGAGTGGATGGAGACCGGTGCCCCGAAGCTGCCCGACGGACCGATCGACCTCTCGCACTGTAACGTCAACCGGTTCCAGCCCCACGAGGGCAGCTGGGACTTCGCCCGCGACATCGGAGGCGAGGAGTACCGGATCGTCTACAACATCGTCCACCCCAAGTGGACCTGGACGGACCACCAGCGGGATATCCGCCGCAGCTCGGTCTACCACAAACTGCAGGAGCTCGACGCCGAGCTGTGGGCCGAGGCCGGCTGGGAGGAGGCCCAGTGGTTCGATTCGAACGCCGACCTGCTGGCGCGCTACGGCGAGGATGTCCCCGAGCGGGACGGCTGGGAGGCGAAGTACTGGTCGCCGATCGAGGGTGCCGAGTCCCTGCACGTCCGTAACGAGGTCGGCATCCACGATATGACCTCGTTCAACAAGCTGGCGGTCAGCGGACAGGGCGCCGACGAGTTCCTCCAGTATCTGTGTACCAACGACATGGATATCGACGTTGGTCAGATTCGGTACACCCTCCTGTGCAACGAGGAGGGCGGCGTGCGCGCCGACGTCACCGTCACCCGGACCGACGAGGACCGCTACCTCGTGCTCACGACGGGTCGGGAGGTCGGCCAGAACCACGTCGCCTGGGTCGAGAAACACGCCCCCGAGGACGTCACGGTCCGGGAGGTCACCTCGGAGCTCTCCTCGTTCGTCCTCACGGGGCCGAACGCCCGCGACGTGTTGAGCGAGGTGACGCGAGCGGATCTCTCCGACGAGGCGTTCCCGTTCTACACCACCCAGGAGCTGTTCGTGAAGAACGTCCCGGTGCGGGCACTGCGTCTCTCCTATGCGGGCGAGCTCGGCTGGGAGCTGTACACGCCAAGCGAGTACGGCGAGCAGCTCTGGGAGCACCTCTGGGAGGCCGGGCAGGATCACGACCTCCGGCCGTACGGCAACGGCACGCTCGACTCGCTTCGCATCGAGAAAGGGTTCCGGCTGTGGGGCCAGGATCTGCACACCGAGCACAACCCCTACGAGGCCGGGTTGAGCTTCGCGGTCGACCTCGAGACCGACTTCATCGGGAAGGAGGCGGTCGTCGAGGCCGCGGAGGGCGAACGGATCGACCACGAGGTGGCCTGCCTGACGCTGGACGACGAGGACGCGGTCGTCTTCAAGGACCGGCCCGTCCTCGACGGCGACGAGTCGCTGGGGTACGTCCACAGCGCGGAGTACGGCTACACCGTCGGCGCCTGCGTCGCCTACGCCTACCTCCCGCCGGAGTATGCCGAGCCCGGCACCGACGTCGAGATCCTCCACGAGGGCGAGCGCTACGCCGCGACGGTCCGGGAGGAACCGCTGTTGTAG
- a CDS encoding aromatic ring-hydroxylating oxygenase subunit alpha, translated as MSQRDDSRASAASDDGTEQPNALSARRFTGPEAFEREKETVFGRDWVYVGHADSIAEPGQYFTRNIGDRQLIVVRGHDGEVKAFDNVCAHRGSKMVEDTPMTDPGGGGRIQCPYHLWTYDLDGDLRSTPKSFEDARLNPDLEDDEVQEFDCETNGLNDVRVDTVGPLVFVTLADDAPTAPSEGADGVAERLGSLPLEEYEHARRIVSEVACNWKLFAAVHFDGSEERDGDGTLAIAEDGWTVESASDDDGSEDRRPDGIEAQFHYRWPNVAVDVYDAVDGYGTVVLDPVGPDRVQLIADYYFRDGDRSEQERELVRRTRERRAEDADRAEQQWAALESGASAQVGVTDRIAAKLRQLVREGSDA; from the coding sequence ATGTCACAGCGGGATGACTCGCGAGCCTCGGCAGCGAGTGACGACGGTACGGAGCAACCGAACGCACTCTCGGCGCGGCGATTCACCGGGCCCGAAGCCTTCGAGCGGGAGAAGGAAACGGTGTTCGGGCGCGACTGGGTGTACGTCGGCCACGCCGACAGCATCGCCGAACCGGGTCAGTACTTCACCCGGAACATCGGCGACCGGCAGCTGATCGTCGTCCGCGGCCACGATGGCGAGGTGAAGGCCTTCGACAACGTCTGTGCCCACCGGGGATCGAAGATGGTCGAGGACACGCCGATGACCGACCCCGGCGGCGGCGGTCGGATCCAGTGTCCGTACCATCTCTGGACCTACGACCTCGACGGCGACCTCCGGAGCACGCCGAAGAGTTTCGAGGACGCGAGACTGAACCCCGACCTCGAGGACGACGAGGTCCAGGAGTTCGACTGCGAAACGAACGGGCTGAACGACGTTCGCGTCGATACGGTCGGTCCGCTCGTCTTCGTGACCCTCGCCGACGACGCTCCGACGGCGCCGTCGGAGGGTGCCGACGGCGTCGCGGAGCGACTCGGATCGCTCCCCCTCGAGGAGTACGAACACGCCCGTCGGATCGTCTCGGAGGTCGCGTGCAACTGGAAGCTGTTCGCGGCCGTCCACTTCGACGGCAGCGAAGAGCGGGACGGCGATGGGACGCTGGCGATCGCCGAGGACGGCTGGACGGTCGAGTCCGCGTCCGACGACGACGGAAGCGAGGACCGTCGCCCCGACGGGATCGAGGCCCAGTTCCACTACCGCTGGCCGAACGTCGCCGTCGACGTCTACGACGCCGTCGACGGCTACGGCACCGTCGTCCTCGATCCGGTCGGCCCCGACCGGGTCCAGCTGATCGCGGACTACTACTTCCGGGACGGCGACCGCTCCGAGCAAGAGCGCGAACTCGTCCGACGGACCCGCGAACGCCGCGCCGAGGACGCCGACCGCGCCGAGCAGCAGTGGGCCGCCCTCGAGAGCGGCGCGTCGGCGCAGGTCGGCGTGACCGATCGCATCGCCGCCAAGCTCCGCCAGCTCGTTCGGGAGGGATCGGACGCATGA